Part of the Tamandua tetradactyla isolate mTamTet1 chromosome X, mTamTet1.pri, whole genome shotgun sequence genome, GATACAGAAAATGTACAGGGGACATTAGAGCTTTATAAAGctttataaaatggactaaaacCAGGAACCTAAAGGTGGCCCTCAAGTTTACTTCAGTTAAACCTCTGTATAGTCTCTGAAGGTAGACTTTCAggcattttaacaatatttttataacGTGTTATTTTTTCCAGTggttaaaatgaaacaaagagacTGTTCAAATTCAGAACAGGTCAAATAAGATGAACCTATTTAAAGGCAGTGTTAATAAGACAgcaaaaattacatatatttttagtaaaaatCCATCCAACCAAAAAACCCTAAGAAAcaaaatatacacatattttttaaagtatcataTAAGTGTTTTGACTTGATGTAGTATTCTATACATACGCCATTATAATATTAACAGTTATATCACACTTGGAACTGTATAAGTGAAGTAAACAGAAACACAGGATTACGGTTGTTGTCTCCATTTTGAAAAGTACAAAACTGTTTCTTGGGGGTGGTTTAGCCTTGATGTGTTTAAGTAGGATAACCATCTGTCTCTGTTTTCACCCACAGGACTGGTGTAATAAAGAATATGcctcctgggcgggccacggtggctcagcaggcaagaacgctagcccggaatgccagaggacctgggttcgattcccggtgtctgcccatgtatattaaaaaagaatgtgtCTCTTTATATCCTTAAAAATTTCCAGTATGTACAATAAAGTATATGAATATACTAGTGCTAATCTATTACCATTATAGGTGACACCAAAATGTGAAAGAGAAATAGTACCATCTTTTACAGTCTggcaaaataaatagaagaagaaagggagaatggaaaaaagaaaagaggtaaaaagaaaaaagggaaaaggggaagaaaaaacgAGAAAAGACAAACAGATggacatatatatattatgttttgtCCCTAAAACATAAGTGCCTTTGAGGTACAACTGacaatctttaaaaattcttacCCGGTTTTTGTAACTCAGTTACTAGTGGGGTATACCATCTATTTCATccagattttgaaaatattagaGTTCAATAATGCTTTaccttttaattataaaatacattcaataCCTGTTATTTTCTTGtccacatttcttcttttttttgggcTTTATTTATTACATGCATAATTACAAATCTGTGCCAAATGAAAATGTATAAAGCAGTGGTGACCTGGTTTTAAGTCACACAGAGAAAGGACTAGACAATTCCATTGACCCTCTGCCAAAGTCCATTCCATTGCCTTTAATatgattgtttccatttcttacaATCTGCATGTACTTTCTTGTCCAAGTACTTTCTATTATTTGTCTCAGTATACCCTCACAACAAACCCGTGACGCAGGTAGGGCAATtagcattatccccattttgcagttgGGATTGTTCACGTTTCTATTGTATACACTTGCTCTTTGTCTATTTTCTACAAGATTATACAAACTTGCGGACCCTCTATTCACagatacctttttaaaaagagcaatctTTTTGAATCAGTCATTAGTTGGAGTTTTCCTTTCTCTAATAAGTGATACATATCTGTTAAGgacccctttccttttcttttaggtTTACTCATCTATCTTTATAGTCTATGTATTCTATGAATAGAACAACGGAATTCAAAATAGAActgaaaatgattttaatatatgatttgaactatttttataaaagcaaagATGGGTTAGAAGTTAAGAGATTTCCCCAGAGTCACACAAATTATGTTAGAGCTGGTACCAGAATTTACTTCAGTTCTTCAGCATATATCATATAAAGTGATGTTTATTATAAATACATGAAGTATTCTAAAAAAGTAAACCTTCatggaaatatctgaaaatgatTAGCTATAGGTTAAAAGACCTAAGGAGTAAGAAAatgctttcatattttataatcCAATAATAACTTTAACCCACTCTGTTTCTACATCTGATAGTCTGTAAGTCAGGCAATTGGGGCCTAAACTACCTTTCAaatattcttcatatataaaCTCTATTATCAAAGTAGCAGTAACATTACCTCTTTGTTAACAATATAATATTGTGGAATATAGAAACCTCATAATATGCATTCTTAATGGATACTATACCTGCTTCTGGTATGTTAGTCGGCTCAGGGTTGGGCAGCATCTCCCCCTTGACATTTGAACCATCACCACGCTTACCCCCAGTCTTTGGCTTAGCCAGTTCCTGGAGTTCAGTTTCCAGGTCAAattcttaacaataaaaaagttatcaGTTTAAGAAGcaagaaggaaatataaattaggaaatgataatatttatcaCCTCAATGCTATGAAAACAATTCCTGTAGGTTAATGTGATAATACCTATGATACAGCAGAATTCCAAGAGCATTATTTTAGGAGTCTGATGTctcaaaaaagcaaagaaaggtttttcaaatgttttcaaatattagCAATTTCCCCCAACAACTTAGAAGCCCCTTTTGTACTTAAGTCTTGTACTTGTTATTGTACTTGTAACATTAAATCAATGATTTGTTTGAGTCTAACTACAGTGTAAACACAAGGCAGAAATCATGTCACATTAGTACTCACACCTTCTAGCGTCATGTGTAAGCATCaataaatgctgagtgaaaaaaatctttaaaaatacatgaaaaagccCAAACAGATGAACCATTTACTAAAACAACTGGtcagttcttttaaaaaactgtcaGTGACATGATAAAGAAAGATTAACAAACTGTCCAGATTAAAGGAGCTTAAATAGACATAATGCTTAAATGCAATGTGTGATTCTGGAATAGACTCTAGatcaaaaaaaaatattctattaagGAAATTACTGGGACAACAGGGGACATACAGATTGCATAgcaatttactgaattttttctttttaatttttctgaatttgatAATTGTACAGTTTATCCAAGAAAATCACTTTCTCTTTGGATATACACACACTGAATTACTTAGGGTGAAGAATCATATCAGAAACTTAACCTAAAATATTCACTactattaataataaattaaacattatcaagtgcataaatatttgcatgtgtatgtgtatatagaCAGGGGTGTCAGGAAGGTGGGAGGGGACAGAAGTGGATATGCAATGAATGTGGCTGACAATATTACAACTGGTGAATCTAGGTAAAAAGTATATGAGTGTTAATGCTACTAGTCTTGTAACTTCTCTGTAATGTTTAAATAAGAACAAACcatacttccggagaagatggcggcttagtaagaggcgcgggtcttagttcctcctccagaaaagcaactaaagaaacagaaacaatatacaaaacagctcctggagtcacgacagagaccaaaaagacagcgtgccccattctggagcagctgaacGGGCGGGGAGGGTCTGCTGCGGTGGGGtgcccgaggggcgcacgttttccccgccggggcggctggcgactggggtcccctccgcgcgcgtggctccccggtctgactgggggTGTTGGATGGCGGGGCCCTCcctcacgcttggcgtctcgggccagctgggcaatttggaacGGCGCTCTCCCGggccgcagcggccggcggcCCCCCCTCcgcgcgcggtttcccgggccgactgcaccgcagacagacgagtgccaagagcgccacctactggacaggaaaagaaaaacagagcccagagattccacagaaaaacctttcaaccagctgggtcccacacccagggaaatctgatcaaatgcccagacaccagcagaaaataatggatgacgctcggaaaattgaagatatggcccagtcaaaggaacaaaccaatagttcaaatgagatacaggagctgagacaactaatgctgaatatacgaacagaaatggaaaaactcttcaaaaaccaaatcaataaattgagggaggacatgaagaagacatgggctgaacaaaaagaagaaatagaaaatctgaaaaaacaaatcacagaacttatgggagtgaaggacaaagaagaaaaaatggaaaaaacaatggatacctacaatggtagatctaaagagacagaagctacaattagtgaactggaagatggaacatctgaattccaaaaagaaacagaaactatagggaaaagaatggaaaaacttgagcaggggatcagggaactgaatgacaatatgaagcgcacaaatatacgtgttgtgggtgtcccagaaggagaagagaagggaaaaggaggagaaaaactaatggaagaaattatcactgaaaatttcccaactcttatgaaagacctaaatttacagatccaagaagtgcagcgcaccccaaagagaatagacccaaataggcgttctacaagacatttactagttagaatgtcagaggtcaaagagaaagagaggatcttgaaagcagcaagagaaaaacaatctgtcacatacaagggaaacccaataagactatgtgtagatttctcagcagaaaccatggaagctagaaggcagtgggctgatatatttaaattactaaaagagaaaaactgccaaccaagactcctatatccagcaaaattgtccttcaaaaatgaaggagaaattaaaacatttatagacaaaaagtcactgagagaatttgtgaccaagagaccagctctgcaagaaatactaaagggagcactagagtcagatacgaaaagacagaagagagaggtatggagtaaagtgtagaaagaaggaaaatcagatatgatatatataatacaaaagccaaaatggtagaggaaaatattatccaaacagtaataacactaaaagttaatggactgaattttcccaatcaaaagacatagaatggcagaatggattacgacccagcaataccactgctaggtatctactcaaaggacttaagggcaaagacacaaacaggcatttgcacaccaatgtttatagcagcattatctacaattgcaaagagatggaaatagccaaaatgtccatcaacagacgagtggctaaacaaactctggcgtatacctacgatggaatattatgcagctttaagacagactaaacttatgaagcatgtaataacatggatggacctagagaacattatgctgagtgaggctagcccaaaactaaaggacaaatactgtatggtcccactgatgtgaaccgacattcgagaatcagcttggaatatatcattggtaacagagaccagcaggagttagaaacagggtaagataatgggtaattggagctgaagggatacagactgtgcaacaggactagatacaaaaactcaaaaatggacagcacaataatacctaagtgtaatgtaactaggttggaacactgaatgaagctgcacctgaaatatggttttttgtttgtgtgtttgtatcttttgtttttgttttattctttttccttttcatatatatatatatatatttttattagtattattattttaattctcttctctgtattaacattctatatctttttctgctgttttgctagttcttttcctaaatcgatgcaaatgtactaagaaatgatgatcatgcatctatgtgataatactaagaattactgagtgcatgtgtagaatggaatgatttctaaatgttgtgttaatttcttttcttttttttgattaattaaaaaaaattaaaaaaaataaataaataatagggggaacaaatgttaaaatagatttagtttgaaatgttagtgatcaatgaaagggtcagtaaggggtatggcatgtaaaattttttttctttgttatatttttctgttgtctttttatttctttttctgaattcatgctaatgttctaagaaatgatcatgatgatgaatatgcaactatgtgatgatattgtgaattgctgagtgtatgtgttgggaatgtttgtgtttcttgtaatttttttaattaataaaaaatttaaaatgaaaaaaaaaaagaacaaaccataATACATCTACAATTCTCATATTTTACCCTAGTATATCAAGAACGATGAGAATCGGTTATCTAAGAAGTGTGGAATCTATACCgtgattagattttttttttaggtgcatggtccaggaattgaacctgggtcacccacatggaaggtgagcaatCTACCACTGAATCAGCCGTACACCCCATGGATAAGAttgtaattaaatttaaaatgtaattttctgaAGGAGTATTAAATGGATTTGAAGGTCTATGTCAAAATATAGTCATGATATCATCATCTATGGGGGTAACCAGAAACttaatttgattaaaataaaCTGAAGTTATACTTAGGTACAATGGTCCTATATGTACCTTACCATAAATGAATCCCATGtttaacaaaatatcaaaacaacAGCATTTTTTTGGTGAATAACAGCAGAATTATTGTCTGACTGTGAGAAAGAGGAATGTGTGGTAACAAGAAATTAATTGCTGAGATAAATAAATCGCTAAAATAATCCATGGCCTGAGTTACATAAATGTTCTGCTTCAAAACACCGTGACTGGAAGAAACTTTCTGTTTCATGATAATTCTAGGttaatctttccatttttctaacCATAAAGggatttaagcatttttaaaaagtcatactaAAGCAGCTACCTATATGCTAGTATCTTGAATTATCAAGTCTTTAACCAAATTTACCACATAAAATTACCACTAATTAACTATTAATATCATTaacattaataattattaattgtTATCATTAATTGAGTTCGTTTTTGGAGTCTCTATCATATTACACCGAATAGGACTTACACCTGTGCTACTACTGAGCTACCTTACTGTACAGACATTTGAGTATTAAGTGTTTTAagcaaaattattcattttttcctacAGCCACATGTAGGAAGAAGAACTGAAAGACTGGAATGAAATACCAGTTCTGTCTGCAGTGCTCTTTAAGACAGAATCCCTGAGCctaagttttctcatttataaaatggggttaaCATGCCTATGCAACCAGGCTTCACTAAAGGTTTTATGACACATTCGACTTGACACCCTACATATATTATTAAGAGTTGCTTAAGCTTTGGATACAATAACTAATAGGGCCATACACATTCAAGGAGGCCAAATCTGACTAGGGAAATGATATGCTATTTTATGACTAAAATTAAACACAGTATCCTTGGATTTGCTAATGCAGAGGTATGCCAAGTTTTCAAGAACttaaaataggtcttgaagaaaaaagGGGATATTCATTACAGCAAGTGACTTCACGAAACCGCAAACTATACTTTCTTCACATTCACAGCCCATTTTCAGGCAATGAATGAGATCCCTACCCAATGATTTCTTGATTTCTGTTACCGGTATGTTATAATGCATGATGTACACACACATCCCTCCCAAAACAGGCATTCTTCTTTCCCCTCATATCACCTTGGGATGCATCGGATCCTTCATCTTCTGTTTCCTGGCTAGGTAGAATATTCTGGATTTCGATTGGTGGCTCATCATGTTTCGGTTCTTCATCACCAGGCTGCTCGGCCTGGGGGGGGGGTGTAGAAATAAAATGTCTTGTtattaatatatatcaataatatgcatatatgtataacACATGTATATATCCAACACACACAGATATATCCAATTACAAATAAAtctaaagacatttttccaaCATGATTCTATATATTTAATCTTAAGATTACTCTCTCCACAGAGAGGCTATGTCAAGCATTTGGAAGCTATTTTAATATACGCTGGGATGGACGTGTGCATCTGTTTTTAATAAGCATGACCAGGAAGTCATAGGACGTCTTTATGGGGAGCATACAGCATCACCATCCAGACAATAAGATGGAACCATCTTGCATCATGTTTCTATCATGAGCTTCAATAATCACCTGTGATCAGCATGAAAGACCTTTATACGAGTCCGTTTATTTAACACCATCCTCCCCCAAATAAAGGTTTTGCTAGTAGAAATGTTAAAACACTCACAACTTCAACTTCAGTTGGCTGCTCAAAGCCTTGCTCATCCCATTTTTCTTCAGATTTGGGGATGGTTACGACTCGTCGACTCATCTTTCCAACCCTAAGTAGCAAACTGTGATTTGGAAAACACACTTCAGCGGATAggtctgtatcttttaaaaccCCCAAACATTTCCCAGTGTCATGATAAGCACGCATACTTTGCGGTCACACCAAATACGGCACGTGTCCCTGTCGTGACCAAGCCGGCAGAGCAATCACCCTAAAGCACATGGTAATAGGCACAGGCCTTTGCACGAGAAAAATCCATTGGTTTCAGAAATGGATTTCCCATGATGAAGACATTTAGTAAAATACCACCCGAGAATAGAAACTTAAGTGTAATACTACCAATTCTGGCATATGCCCAATGACTAGGCTCTTCCCCCCTTTGTCACTCTTCTATCCCCTCAGGAGTCATTTGGATCGGAACACACGGCCGCACGTCCTCGCTTACACATGGACTCGGGCTGTCTCCGCGCTACGCTGGCAGCACTGGGCAGCCGAGATGAACTGCGGCCGTTTCCTCACGAGGCAGCACGGCCTGCACAGTCCACACCTCAGGGACGGGACGCGGTGCCGACTCACGGCCTTCCCGCTCTTTCTCGACTgccgccccgccccctcctcaGGGACCCAGTGTGGACGCCAGAAGCTCGCCCCTGCGGCAGTTGCAGGTGCCTTGCGGCTCAGAAAACTCAAACAGCGTCCCCAAGATCCGCCCCGCTTCCACTAACCCCCTCCAGCCTGCGGCCCTCATCCCAGGCTCCGGGCCCCACCACGACGCCAACGGTCATGGCGGCCGCGCCCCTCGTGAGGAGACACACGACGACCGTCGACGACCTTCCTCCTCCGAGGCCAAATGATCGCGCCGCCGGGACCCGCCCCAACCCCGCTGGCTGCCCCTCGCTCTCGCTCCCGCTTCAACTCGTGGAGGACCGCCGTGGACACCTACCCGCTAACTCTCAAGCCGGGAGAAGAAAGCAGGACGGTAGCTATCCTAGCTCCGACCACACCGCTCTGCGCTGGGATAACGGGCAAAGCTCGGCAAAGAGCATGCGCACTGAGCCCGCGCGCGTCACGGGGCGATCGTTTCCCGCCACTGCGGATCCGGATGTGGCGTCTCCTGAGGCCTGACAGGGACTGGCCGGGCTTGTCTCTTGTCACCGCACAACCCAGCTGCTGGTGGCGGGAACGTTGGGGTCGGAGGAGAAGATGCCTCTCAGAAAGCCCTGACCTGCTGGGGCAGAAATCATGATACCTATTTTTACATACGTTTAACCAATCATTtccctctctgcttcttgtggttttTTTTGGTCATGTTTTCCATGACCTTGCCCACTCCCAGAAGCTAGACACTATATGATTTCTTGTAaatggcattaaaaaaagaacaactataGGACAGAAAAAATATCAGTGTTTGCCAGGGACTGAGAGTGGGGAAAGAGGATTCATTGAAACTGGCataagggaacattttggaatgATGGGAATTTCCTGTATTTTGATTGTAGTAATGAACATGacctaaaaagaagaaaacgcGGTGGTTACATTGGTCAAAAGTCATCAAGTTTACACTTAGTTTgacttttattgtatataaattaaatCTTAATATACCTGACTTTTTCTAAAATAGAAGGAGCCTTT contains:
- the LOC143672033 gene encoding uncharacterized protein LOC143672033, with protein sequence MEWALVKSISSLLKNIAPALQALGPPPGSATYLHPTTLPLPVLMSVVQGCITCVFLQDGLGLGPGPQARLTYGLASPEGTSLDPEGAGHSPKKLGVLEKITHRVLGVDVGSRTPSLGQVDASGLWVLGRHKFGELLQGGGRKAPDGLKGCTSLRSGLSERHLLLRPQRSRHQQLGCAVTRDKPGQSLSGLRRRHIRIRSGGKRSPRDARGLSAHALCRALPVIPAQSGVVGARIATVLLSSPGLRVSGLLLRVGKMSRRVVTIPKSEEKWDEQGFEQPTEVEVAEQPGDEEPKHDEPPIEIQNILPSQETEDEGSDASQEFDLETELQELAKPKTGGKRGDGSNVKGEMLPNPEPTNIPEAGEGQPQF